The following nucleotide sequence is from Micromonospora sp. WMMD1120.
GAGCTTCCGCACGTCCACGTGCACGTCATCCCGATCGCGAGTGGCCTGCACATCGGACTGTCCGGACCGTTCGCGCTGGCCCGGTCCAGTGATGGCAGGTGGGTTGGTCACCTCGAAAACCAGCTTGGCGGGGACGTCATCGACAAGGACGATGATGTGGCTACGCTTCAGGCAAGGTGGGAGAGCGTTCGAAACGAGGCGCTACCTCGCCGGCAGTCCATCGACCTGCTCAAGGAAGTGGAGAGCCATCATGGACCTCAGTAACGCCAGGTGGCGCAAGTCCATCCGCAGCGGCGCCAGCGGCGGCAACTGTGTCGAGGTCGCGGACAACCTGCCCGGCGTTGTCGGCATCCGGGACAGCAAGGACCCGACAGGCCCGGCGCTGACCTTCGAACCGGCGGCTTGGCGGGCGTTCGTCGCCCAGGTCGCGCGGCGGCCGTAACCGGTGACGCGCGCCGCCCGTACCCGATGGATGGCTGACCCCGCTCGGACCGGACGCGCCCGGCGGGCGTCGCACCGTTGTTGAACCCTGTGTCGCGGCGATGGTCAACCGAGACCGAGCCGGTGCAGCGCGAGCGCCACGAACCCGCGTACCGAACGGTCCCAGCCGGGCACTTCGGCGTCGAAGTCCGAGGTACGGGCGTCGGTGAGGACGTCGAGGGCCAGATCGGGTAGCCGAGCACCACCGACCGGAGCAGATCGGCCACCGCCGCCCGGTCCGAGGTGGCCGGATCGTCGGCCAGCGCTACCAGGAACGGCACCACATGACAGCTCGCGCCCCACCGCGTGCCCTGGTGACAGACGGTGCCAAACAGCTCCGACAACGCGCGCCGCCGGACCGACAGGTCCGTCGAGCGCAACGCCCGCAACTGATCCGGTACGTCGACGGCCGGCCCGTACGCGTGATGCAACGACGACCACGGCAGCTCGTCGAGCCCGTCCAGCGGATCGGTCCGTCGCGTCATCCGACAGTTCTACCCGACGGTCGCGCCAAGGACCTCGGGGCTCCGCCCCGGACCCCGGCACTCCTCAGAAGTCCGCCAGCACTGGCACACTGCCCGCATGAGTTACGACCTGGCGGTGTGGGAGGGCGACATGCCCGCCGACGACGAAGCGGCCGGCGAGGTGTACGAAGCTCTCTATCAGCAGTACTTCGAGAGCGAGGAACAGCCGCCGACGCCGCGCATCCGGGCGTACGCCGATGCTGTGGCGGCCCGATGGCCCGACCTGTACGGCCACGACGCCGACGTCCACCCCCTGTCGAATGGCCTCATCGACGAGGCGTCCGGCCCCATGGTCTACTTCACCATTCCCTTCGGCAGATCCGACGAGGTCTCCTCCGAGGCCGCGCGGTTGGCCGCCGAACACGGGCTCGTCTGCTACGACCCGCAGTGGGAACACCTTCGCCCGCCTGCCGGTCACGACGAATGAACCAGCTCAGAGCCATGATCACGGCTCCGAGCCGGTGAACGACGGGATGGGTCTCCGGCCTGCCCCGGCAAGAGCATGCGCAAGTCTGATCAACGATGTGATGGGGGACCGCTAGTGGGACAGCGGCACGTGCGGAAGATGTTGCGGAAGATGGCCGGCGGGCAGCCGGTGGAGGTCGAGCAGGTGGCCACGTTGCGCTCACTCGCCTTCATGGCCGCTGTTGCCGAGCAATTCGGTTACGCGTACACGGACACACGGCAGCGACACCGCAGCG
It contains:
- a CDS encoding DUF397 domain-containing protein yields the protein MDLSNARWRKSIRSGASGGNCVEVADNLPGVVGIRDSKDPTGPALTFEPAAWRAFVAQVARRP